One window of the Devosia sp. 2618 genome contains the following:
- the pncB gene encoding nicotinate phosphoribosyltransferase: MATYTDIARRVYNHTWKLDPIVRSLLDTDFYKLLMLQMIWGLYPKVDATFSLINRTKSVKLTEEIDIDELRAQLDHARTLRFTKKEMIWLAGNSFYGSQQIFEPAFLKWLETFSLPEYRLEKRDGQFVLEFPGLWLETSMWEIPALAIINELRSRAAMKHYGPFALDVLYARAKAKMWEKVERLQKLPELKISDFGTRRRHSFLWQRWCVEALKEGIGEAFTGTSNVKLAMDNDLEALGTNAHELPMVLAALATTDDALRAAPYQVLQDWESYYGGNLKIVLPDAFGTDSFLRDAPDWVADWTGFRPDSAPAIEGGERIIAWWKERGRDPREKLLIFSDGLDVDMIEEAYLHFDGKVRMAFGWGTNLTNDFEGCAPDGPNPGLGPISIVAKVCEANGRPAVKLSDNPAKATGTREEIDRYIRIFGDAGRVNHPVKV; the protein is encoded by the coding sequence ATGGCGACCTACACCGATATTGCCCGGCGGGTGTATAATCACACCTGGAAGCTCGACCCGATCGTTCGCAGTCTTCTCGATACTGATTTTTATAAACTGTTGATGCTGCAGATGATCTGGGGGCTCTATCCCAAGGTCGATGCCACCTTCTCGCTGATCAATCGCACCAAGTCGGTCAAGCTCACAGAAGAGATCGATATCGACGAGTTGCGCGCCCAGCTCGACCACGCCCGCACGCTGCGTTTCACCAAAAAGGAAATGATCTGGCTGGCCGGTAACAGCTTCTACGGCTCCCAGCAGATTTTCGAGCCTGCCTTCCTCAAATGGCTCGAAACCTTCAGCCTGCCCGAATATCGGCTCGAAAAGCGCGACGGTCAGTTCGTGCTCGAATTCCCCGGCCTGTGGCTCGAAACCTCGATGTGGGAAATCCCGGCCCTCGCCATCATCAACGAGCTGCGGTCGCGCGCCGCGATGAAGCACTACGGTCCCTTTGCGCTTGATGTGCTCTATGCCCGGGCCAAGGCCAAGATGTGGGAAAAGGTCGAGCGGCTGCAAAAGCTGCCAGAACTCAAGATTTCCGATTTCGGTACCCGTCGCCGCCACTCGTTCCTCTGGCAGCGCTGGTGCGTCGAGGCCCTCAAGGAGGGCATTGGCGAAGCCTTTACCGGCACCTCCAACGTCAAGCTCGCCATGGACAACGACCTTGAGGCGCTGGGCACCAATGCCCATGAGCTGCCCATGGTGCTGGCGGCACTCGCCACCACCGACGACGCCCTGCGCGCCGCACCCTATCAGGTGCTGCAGGACTGGGAGAGCTACTATGGCGGCAATCTCAAGATCGTGCTGCCCGACGCCTTCGGCACCGACAGCTTCCTGCGTGATGCGCCCGATTGGGTCGCCGACTGGACTGGCTTCCGTCCCGATAGTGCTCCCGCCATTGAAGGCGGCGAGCGCATCATCGCCTGGTGGAAAGAACGCGGCCGCGATCCGCGCGAAAAGCTGCTGATCTTTTCGGACGGGCTCGATGTCGACATGATCGAGGAAGCCTACCTCCATTTCGATGGCAAGGTGCGCATGGCCTTCGGCTGGGGCACCAACCTCACCAATGACTTTGAAGGCTGCGCCCCCGATGGGCCAAACCCCGGCCTGGGCCCGATTTCGATCGTCGCCAAGGTCTGCGAAGCCAATGGCCGCCCGGCCGTCAAACTCTCCGACAACCCCGCCAAAGCCACCGGCACGCGGGAAGAGATCGACCGCTATATCCGCATCTTCGGCGATGCCGGCCGCGTGAATCACCCGGTCAAGGTGTAG
- a CDS encoding iron-siderophore ABC transporter substrate-binding protein, which produces MLSRRLALTLSAALLLSTNAAFAQAITVPTMFGDIAIPDQPARVAALGWSDGEIVLALGVQPVAVANWMGLVEKGVGAWAVDLFGDETPVVLEAGETNFEQLLSATPDLIVNIRSDNSEEAFKRLSAIAPTVYGPEGTAPYAASWTVQVAQIAAAMGIPEKGEALIAATEKSIADSAAAHPEFAGKTIAVVAKYSDTYGLYLPGDARFDLMTQLGFVPTQPVIDAAGNNFFVEIGSENFGLLDADVVVLLILDGTVESLKADPILAKLPAVIAGRTVYPEEDVMAAYSAGSTLALEYSIDHLVPLLAEAAAK; this is translated from the coding sequence ATGTTGTCCCGCCGCCTTGCTCTCACGCTGTCCGCTGCCCTGCTGCTGTCCACCAATGCCGCTTTCGCTCAGGCCATCACCGTGCCCACCATGTTCGGCGATATTGCTATTCCCGACCAGCCGGCCCGTGTCGCGGCTTTGGGTTGGTCCGATGGCGAGATCGTTCTGGCGCTGGGCGTACAGCCGGTTGCAGTCGCCAACTGGATGGGTCTGGTCGAAAAGGGCGTCGGCGCATGGGCAGTGGACCTGTTCGGGGATGAAACCCCCGTGGTGTTAGAAGCCGGCGAGACCAATTTCGAACAGCTGCTGAGCGCGACGCCAGATCTTATCGTCAACATCCGCTCCGACAATTCCGAGGAGGCCTTCAAGCGTCTCTCCGCAATTGCGCCCACCGTCTATGGCCCCGAGGGCACCGCGCCTTATGCCGCCAGCTGGACCGTGCAGGTCGCCCAGATTGCAGCCGCAATGGGCATCCCCGAAAAGGGCGAAGCGCTGATCGCTGCCACCGAAAAGAGCATTGCCGATAGCGCTGCCGCCCATCCCGAATTTGCCGGCAAGACCATCGCCGTCGTCGCCAAATACAGCGATACCTATGGCCTCTATCTGCCCGGCGACGCACGCTTTGACCTGATGACCCAGCTTGGCTTTGTGCCGACCCAACCTGTCATCGATGCAGCCGGCAACAACTTCTTCGTCGAAATCGGCTCTGAAAATTTCGGCCTGCTCGATGCCGATGTGGTGGTCCTGCTCATCCTCGACGGCACGGTGGAATCGCTCAAGGCCGATCCAATCCTGGCCAAGCTCCCCGCCGTTATCGCTGGTCGCACGGTGTACCCCGAAGAAGACGTCATGGCTGCCTATTCGGCTGGCTCGACGCTGGCGCTTGAATACTCGATCGATCACCTCGTGCCGCTGCTGGCCGAAGCCGCCGCAAAGTAA
- a CDS encoding crosslink repair DNA glycosylase YcaQ family protein: MPPRKIHALPSAAARHIWIAAQKLDSANPFGEGPDATREAIAHLGYVQIDTINVIERCHHHILFSRMPNYRRSDLTTAQSVDKSVFEYWTHALSYVPTADLPYFLPAMKQHRLEPKRWFGSVTPDEARKMLKRLRSDGPLSIRDIGDDELVDKNHPWGSRKPSKRVLEMMFYQGLLVISARQGMLKTYDLTERHFGWTKTPKPATDRQITAYMLDRALRSQGVVSLDSICHLAAPRKAAVKELIDSRVRRKLLVPVAIEGAEKVEHWAAPETLEASTAEAPNLAHILSPFDPLIIQRKRLKLFFGYDHLFEAYLPAEKRQYGYFALPVLLGDRIVAAVDLKADRAARRLLIQKWTWLEDAGAEGKAAIDEALGRFEAFQFGV; the protein is encoded by the coding sequence GTGCCCCCGCGCAAAATCCACGCCTTGCCCTCCGCCGCCGCCCGCCACATATGGATCGCGGCGCAAAAGCTCGATAGCGCCAATCCCTTTGGTGAAGGGCCGGACGCCACGCGCGAGGCTATCGCCCATCTCGGCTATGTGCAGATCGACACCATCAACGTCATCGAGCGCTGCCACCATCACATCCTGTTTTCCCGCATGCCGAACTACCGGCGCAGCGACCTCACCACGGCCCAGTCGGTCGACAAATCCGTCTTCGAATACTGGACCCACGCGCTGAGCTATGTGCCGACGGCGGACTTGCCCTATTTCCTCCCGGCCATGAAACAGCATCGCCTTGAGCCCAAACGCTGGTTTGGCTCAGTGACGCCCGACGAAGCGCGCAAGATGCTCAAGCGCCTGCGCAGTGATGGCCCGCTCTCGATCCGCGACATCGGGGATGACGAACTGGTCGACAAGAATCACCCCTGGGGCAGCCGCAAGCCATCCAAGCGGGTGCTGGAGATGATGTTCTATCAGGGCCTGCTGGTGATCTCGGCGCGTCAGGGCATGCTCAAGACCTACGACCTGACCGAGCGTCACTTCGGCTGGACCAAAACGCCAAAACCTGCCACCGACCGGCAGATCACCGCCTATATGCTGGATCGCGCGCTGCGCAGCCAAGGCGTTGTCAGCCTAGATTCCATCTGCCACCTCGCCGCGCCCCGCAAGGCTGCGGTCAAGGAATTGATCGACAGCCGCGTGCGCCGCAAACTACTGGTGCCCGTCGCCATCGAGGGCGCCGAAAAAGTCGAGCATTGGGCCGCGCCCGAAACGCTGGAAGCCTCGACCGCCGAGGCGCCCAATCTGGCCCATATCCTGTCGCCCTTTGATCCGCTGATCATCCAGCGCAAACGGCTCAAACTGTTCTTTGGCTACGACCATCTGTTCGAGGCTTACCTGCCCGCCGAGAAACGCCAATACGGCTATTTCGCCCTGCCGGTTCTATTGGGCGACCGGATCGTCGCCGCCGTCGATCTCAAGGCCGACCGCGCCGCGCGGCGCCTGCTGATCCAGAAATGGACCTGGCTCGAAGACGCTGGTGCTGAAGGCAAAGCCGCGATTGACGAAGCTCTGGGCCGGTTCGAGGCCTTCCAGTTCGGCGTTTAA
- a CDS encoding alpha/beta-hydrolase family protein, whose protein sequence is MTDLLKRRLLPSVLRQLDRYSTGGWLLGLLFFALALTPSLIPRHFVTQGILCGCTFAAGYGIGVFLSWLWDYLELSWPNERLALWIGRSLVLACLILALVFLWFSTGWQNSIRAVMGVAPVEASQPVLVAAIAVIPAAILVGLGTLFVHGVRFVSAWLGRIIPRRVALVGAIVAVGLLAATLGEGVVGRGLLYAADRFYGNLDRLAGSYAAEPSDSQRSGSAASLIDWDTIGLDARIYVQSGPTQAEIVAMTDKPARDPVRVYVGLRSADTPEQRAALALQEMDRVGAFDRKVLALIMPVGTGWVEPSAIDTLEFMHGGDVASVAVQYSYLTSWLSLVSEPDVGVDTARALFSAVYARWHAMPHDSRPRLYLHGLSLGAYSSVASASLYDILGDPFDGALWVGTPFATDDWRSATVGRQPNSPWWKPQVGDGMAVRFSNGEGDMVGDTRPWGPLRTIFLQYPSDPIVFFEATMAWREPVWISGTRPPGVSPLLNWYPVVTFLQVALDMALAQTAPIGFGHVYAPQDYFDAWVQVSQPEGWSESDLSALRTKLTRHGDRTLIEGGWFRS, encoded by the coding sequence ATGACCGACCTGCTCAAACGGCGTCTACTGCCAAGTGTATTGCGCCAGTTGGATCGCTATTCGACCGGCGGCTGGCTGTTGGGGCTGCTGTTTTTCGCACTGGCCCTGACGCCGTCACTCATCCCACGCCATTTCGTCACCCAAGGCATCCTCTGCGGCTGCACCTTTGCTGCGGGCTATGGCATTGGGGTTTTCCTGAGCTGGCTCTGGGATTATCTCGAACTCAGTTGGCCCAATGAGCGGCTGGCGCTGTGGATTGGGCGATCACTGGTCCTCGCCTGCCTGATTCTGGCTCTCGTTTTCCTGTGGTTTTCGACGGGCTGGCAAAACTCCATTCGCGCCGTCATGGGCGTCGCCCCGGTCGAGGCCAGCCAACCGGTGCTGGTCGCGGCCATTGCGGTCATTCCCGCTGCGATTCTGGTCGGTCTAGGCACGCTGTTCGTTCACGGCGTGCGCTTCGTATCGGCGTGGCTTGGCCGCATCATTCCGCGCCGCGTGGCGCTGGTTGGCGCCATTGTCGCGGTGGGCCTGTTGGCGGCGACGCTTGGCGAGGGCGTTGTCGGTCGCGGCTTGCTTTATGCGGCAGATCGTTTCTACGGCAATCTCGACCGGCTCGCCGGCAGCTACGCCGCCGAACCCTCCGATTCCCAGCGTTCGGGAAGCGCCGCGTCACTGATCGATTGGGACACGATCGGTCTCGATGCGCGCATCTATGTTCAGTCCGGCCCAACGCAGGCCGAAATCGTCGCGATGACCGACAAGCCCGCCCGCGATCCGGTCCGGGTCTATGTCGGCCTCCGCTCGGCCGACACACCCGAACAGCGCGCCGCGCTGGCGCTGCAGGAGATGGATCGCGTGGGCGCCTTCGACCGCAAAGTGCTCGCCCTGATCATGCCCGTCGGCACCGGCTGGGTCGAACCATCGGCCATCGACACGCTCGAATTCATGCATGGAGGCGACGTCGCTAGCGTCGCGGTGCAATATTCCTATCTGACCAGCTGGCTCTCGCTCGTGTCTGAGCCCGACGTGGGCGTCGATACCGCTCGCGCTTTGTTTTCAGCCGTCTATGCCCGCTGGCATGCCATGCCGCACGATTCGCGGCCTCGGCTTTATCTGCACGGCCTTAGTCTTGGCGCCTATAGCTCAGTGGCCTCGGCCTCGCTCTACGACATCCTTGGCGATCCGTTCGACGGTGCGCTCTGGGTCGGCACGCCATTCGCCACCGATGACTGGCGCAGCGCGACCGTCGGTCGTCAGCCCAATTCCCCTTGGTGGAAGCCGCAAGTCGGCGATGGCATGGCCGTTCGCTTCTCCAATGGCGAGGGCGACATGGTTGGCGATACGCGGCCATGGGGCCCGCTGCGGACCATCTTCCTGCAATATCCCAGCGATCCCATCGTGTTCTTTGAAGCGACCATGGCCTGGCGCGAACCTGTCTGGATTTCCGGTACGCGTCCGCCCGGTGTCTCGCCCTTGCTCAACTGGTATCCAGTCGTCACCTTCCTTCAGGTCGCGCTCGATATGGCGCTGGCCCAGACCGCGCCTATCGGCTTTGGCCACGTCTATGCGCCGCAGGACTATTTCGATGCCTGGGTACAGGTCAGTCAGCCCGAGGGTTGGAGCGAGAGCGATCTCAGCGCGCTCAGAACCAAACTCACTCGCCATGGCGACCGCACCCTCATCGAAGGCGGCTGGTTCCGCAGCTAG
- a CDS encoding exopolysaccharide biosynthesis protein, with translation MSPVESSIAAIADKIRRADGITAGSLVAMLGSSSYPLVVLVLSVLNMLPGPPGYGGTLAITIISVTIATLLGRPLRLGGWIGRRHLSSKLLERLVTQMQWFARLVAKVSRPRLEFLTGPRTEFPTGCFILLVSLPMVIPIPFINAVPNTGIAIICVSRINRDGLGVLLGGFVAIIGLVIAAGAVWAAISLARTVLGT, from the coding sequence GTGTCTCCAGTAGAATCCAGCATCGCGGCGATTGCCGACAAAATTCGGCGCGCCGATGGGATCACTGCGGGCAGTCTCGTCGCCATGCTGGGCAGTTCCTCCTATCCGCTGGTCGTGCTGGTGCTGAGCGTGCTCAACATGTTGCCCGGCCCGCCCGGCTATGGCGGCACACTCGCCATCACCATTATCAGCGTGACCATCGCCACGCTTCTGGGCCGCCCCTTGCGGCTGGGCGGCTGGATCGGCCGTCGTCACCTCTCGTCCAAGCTGCTTGAGCGGCTGGTCACACAGATGCAGTGGTTTGCGCGGCTGGTGGCAAAAGTCTCCCGTCCACGCCTCGAATTCCTGACCGGACCGCGCACCGAATTCCCGACCGGCTGTTTTATCCTTCTGGTCAGCCTGCCAATGGTCATCCCCATCCCCTTTATCAACGCCGTTCCAAATACCGGCATTGCCATCATCTGCGTCTCGCGTATCAATCGCGACGGCCTGGGGGTGCTGCTGGGCGGTTTTGTCGCCATTATAGGGCTGGTGATCGCCGCAGGTGCCGTATGGGCCGCCATTAGCCTCGCTAGAACGGTGCTGGGAACATGA
- a CDS encoding TIGR02300 family protein: MASSERGTKRTDPETGKKFYDLNMDPIVSPYTGKSYPRSYFEQLLVGKPSPATARKVDDEDDEEAEDEVEDAAAPEIVSLEDADAEEAGDEEIPDVEDVEVDEELGEDEADVFLEEDEDEDDELGFDVGGDEDR, from the coding sequence ATGGCCAGTTCCGAACGCGGCACAAAGCGCACCGATCCAGAAACGGGCAAGAAGTTCTACGACCTGAACATGGACCCGATTGTCTCTCCCTATACGGGCAAGAGCTATCCGCGCTCCTATTTCGAGCAATTGCTCGTCGGCAAGCCCTCTCCTGCTACCGCCCGCAAGGTGGATGATGAGGATGACGAGGAAGCCGAAGACGAGGTTGAGGACGCAGCAGCGCCCGAGATCGTCAGTCTCGAAGATGCGGACGCCGAGGAAGCCGGCGACGAGGAAATTCCAGACGTCGAGGACGTTGAAGTCGACGAAGAGCTCGGCGAAGACGAAGCTGACGTGTTCCTCGAAGAAGACGAAGACGAAGACGACGAACTGGGCTTTGACGTCGGCGGCGACGAAGATCGTTGA
- the aroA gene encoding 3-phosphoshikimate 1-carboxyvinyltransferase, with protein MTDIDSSPTPFASRGADPFIGRFATPGDKSISHRALILGALAVGQTSIEGLLESEDVLATANALRHFGVSIAGQDGNWRINGLGVGGLLEPQGALELGNSGTGLRLLMGLAAPYAFETQFTGGPTLARRPLGALTDALAQTGSTEVESAEGGLPLTLRGSATPLPIHHVMAKPSEQVKSALLLAGAQIAGTTTIVEPVPTRDHTEKMLAAFGVAISTLTDDAGVTTITLRGLTELRPTHIVVPGDPSSAAYALVAALIVAGSDLTIENVLVNPTRTGLIDTLLEMGGDIQFINQREIGGEHVADLRVRSSRMKGVRVDALHAGAMLDDIPALAIAAAFAQGETVIEGLAELREQECDRLAAIAAGLAANKVTVSEGDSTLTIGGIGKVDGGGMVESRGDHRIAMSFLVLGLASHHKVSVDDTNPIAASFPGFIDTMNSLGARIEPAKGR; from the coding sequence ATGACCGATATTGACAGCAGCCCAACTCCATTTGCCAGTCGCGGCGCCGACCCGTTTATCGGGCGATTTGCCACGCCCGGCGACAAGTCTATCTCGCACCGCGCACTGATTTTGGGGGCGCTGGCGGTGGGCCAAACCAGTATCGAGGGCCTGCTCGAATCCGAGGATGTGTTGGCGACGGCAAACGCCCTGCGTCACTTCGGCGTGAGCATTGCCGGACAGGATGGCAATTGGCGGATCAATGGACTGGGGGTCGGCGGACTGCTCGAACCGCAGGGCGCGCTTGAACTGGGCAATTCCGGCACAGGCTTGCGCCTGCTGATGGGGCTGGCCGCGCCTTACGCGTTTGAGACGCAGTTTACCGGCGGGCCAACGCTGGCTCGTCGTCCATTGGGCGCGCTGACCGACGCGCTGGCGCAGACGGGCAGCACGGAGGTCGAAAGTGCCGAAGGCGGCTTGCCGCTGACGCTGCGCGGTTCGGCGACGCCGCTGCCGATCCACCATGTGATGGCCAAGCCGTCCGAACAGGTCAAATCGGCCCTGTTGCTGGCCGGCGCGCAGATTGCGGGCACGACGACGATTGTCGAACCTGTGCCGACGCGGGACCACACCGAAAAAATGCTGGCGGCCTTTGGTGTCGCCATATCGACTTTGACAGACGACGCCGGGGTGACGACGATCACCCTGCGCGGTCTGACTGAATTACGGCCGACCCATATTGTCGTGCCGGGCGATCCGTCCTCGGCCGCCTATGCGCTGGTTGCGGCGCTGATCGTGGCGGGTTCGGACCTGACCATCGAAAATGTGCTGGTCAACCCCACACGAACCGGGCTGATCGATACGTTGCTCGAAATGGGCGGCGATATCCAGTTCATCAACCAGCGCGAAATCGGTGGCGAGCACGTCGCCGACCTGCGCGTTCGATCATCGCGGATGAAGGGCGTGCGGGTCGACGCGCTGCATGCCGGCGCGATGCTGGACGATATTCCGGCGCTGGCCATCGCCGCAGCCTTTGCGCAAGGCGAGACCGTCATCGAAGGGTTGGCGGAACTGCGTGAGCAGGAATGTGATCGGCTGGCGGCCATTGCGGCGGGGCTTGCTGCCAACAAGGTGACGGTCAGCGAAGGCGATAGCACGTTGACCATTGGCGGCATCGGCAAGGTCGATGGTGGCGGCATGGTGGAAAGTCGCGGCGATCATCGCATTGCCATGAGCTTTCTGGTGCTCGGGCTTGCCAGCCACCATAAGGTGAGCGTGGACGATACCAATCCGATTGCGGCCAGCTTTCCCGGCTTTATCGACACGATGAACAGCCTGGGTGCCCGGATCGAACCGGCGAAAGGACGCTAG
- a CDS encoding (d)CMP kinase codes for MIIAVDGPAASGKGTLASGLAAHYRLPHLDTGLLYRAVGLAIAGHEDEAGFEEAAIAAARALDASHLTDLEALTSAETGVLASKVAVIGPVRQALYDYQRNFATQAAGAVLDGRDIGTKIAPDADVKLFIQADSKSRMERRARQLEKRGKAVDRYALYHQIEERDARDMLNPNGGFYKADDAHLLDTTLLDIEAALRAAIAIVDGTMARKAGL; via the coding sequence ATGATCATTGCCGTCGACGGTCCCGCAGCATCGGGCAAGGGCACGCTGGCCAGTGGGCTGGCCGCGCATTACCGGTTGCCGCATCTCGACACCGGGTTGCTCTATCGTGCCGTGGGCCTGGCGATTGCCGGTCACGAAGATGAAGCGGGCTTTGAAGAGGCGGCCATCGCGGCGGCGCGGGCGCTCGATGCCAGCCATTTGACCGACCTCGAAGCGCTGACATCAGCGGAAACCGGCGTGCTGGCCAGTAAAGTGGCGGTGATCGGCCCCGTGCGGCAGGCGCTCTATGACTATCAGCGCAATTTTGCCACCCAGGCCGCTGGCGCTGTTCTTGATGGCCGCGACATCGGCACCAAGATCGCGCCGGATGCCGATGTGAAGCTGTTCATTCAGGCCGACAGCAAGTCGCGCATGGAGCGCCGGGCACGGCAGCTCGAAAAACGCGGCAAGGCGGTTGATCGCTATGCGCTCTATCACCAGATAGAGGAACGGGATGCGCGTGACATGCTCAACCCCAATGGCGGCTTTTACAAAGCGGACGACGCGCACTTGCTCGATACGACGCTTCTCGATATAGAGGCCGCACTCCGCGCAGCCATCGCGATTGTCGATGGGACCATGGCGCGCAAGGCAGGGCTGTAA
- the rpsA gene encoding 30S ribosomal protein S1 yields the protein MAQQTVTKEDFESLLMDSFVDNEPLEGAVVKGTVVAIEKDLAIIDVGLKTEGRIALKEFGQAGRDGTIKVGSIVEVYVDRVENAAGEAVLSREKARREESWVKLEEMYNANERVEGTIFNQVKGGFTVDLEGAIAFLPRSQVDIRPIRDIAPLMNVPQPFQILKMDKRRGNIVVSRRAILEESRAEQRSEIVQQLEEGQVVDGVVKNITDYGAFVDLGGIDGLLHVTDIAWRRVNHPSEVLTIGETIKVQIVRINHESHRISLGMKQLQADPWDGIEAKYPIEAKFTGRVTNITDYGAFVELEPGIEGLIHVSEMSWTKKNVHPGKIVSTSQEVEVVVLEVDPDKRRISLGLKQTLANPWESFAEKFPVGSVIEGEVKNKTEFGLFIGLDGDVDGMVHLSDLDWQKSGEIALEDYNRGDMVSAKVLDVDVEKERISLGIKQLATGETTSSAEAGADQGGIRKGAVVTGTVIEVNDGGIEVRIADTEMTAFIRRADLSRDRNDQRPERFSKGEKVDARVTQYDRKTSRIQLSIKALEIAEEKEAVANYGSSDSGASLGDILGAALKGRDNN from the coding sequence TTGGCACAGCAAACTGTGACGAAAGAAGACTTTGAATCGCTGCTGATGGACTCGTTCGTTGATAACGAGCCGCTAGAGGGCGCCGTTGTTAAGGGCACCGTCGTTGCGATCGAAAAGGATCTCGCGATCATCGACGTCGGTCTCAAGACCGAAGGCCGTATCGCGCTGAAGGAATTCGGCCAGGCTGGCCGTGACGGCACCATCAAGGTGGGCTCGATCGTCGAGGTCTATGTTGACCGCGTCGAAAACGCTGCCGGTGAAGCCGTTCTGTCGCGCGAGAAGGCTCGCCGCGAAGAGAGCTGGGTCAAGCTTGAAGAGATGTACAACGCCAATGAGCGCGTTGAAGGCACCATCTTCAACCAGGTCAAGGGTGGTTTCACCGTCGACCTCGAAGGCGCCATCGCCTTCCTGCCGCGCTCGCAGGTGGACATCCGTCCAATCCGCGACATCGCGCCACTGATGAACGTGCCACAGCCGTTCCAGATTCTGAAGATGGACAAGCGTCGCGGCAACATCGTTGTCTCGCGTCGTGCGATCCTCGAAGAATCGCGTGCTGAACAGCGTTCGGAGATCGTCCAGCAGCTCGAAGAGGGCCAGGTTGTCGACGGCGTGGTCAAGAACATCACCGATTACGGTGCGTTTGTTGATCTCGGCGGCATTGACGGCCTGCTACACGTCACCGACATCGCATGGCGTCGTGTGAACCACCCATCCGAAGTGCTGACGATCGGCGAGACCATCAAGGTCCAGATCGTTCGCATCAACCACGAGAGCCACCGTATCTCGCTGGGCATGAAGCAGCTTCAGGCTGATCCATGGGATGGCATCGAAGCCAAGTACCCAATCGAGGCCAAGTTCACCGGCCGCGTGACCAACATCACCGATTACGGCGCATTCGTTGAACTGGAACCAGGCATTGAAGGCCTGATCCACGTCTCCGAAATGAGCTGGACCAAGAAGAACGTTCACCCAGGCAAGATCGTCTCGACCTCCCAGGAAGTCGAAGTTGTCGTGCTCGAGGTCGATCCCGACAAGCGTCGTATCTCGCTTGGCCTCAAGCAGACCCTGGCAAACCCATGGGAAAGCTTCGCCGAGAAGTTCCCAGTCGGTTCGGTCATCGAAGGCGAAGTCAAGAACAAGACCGAATTCGGTCTGTTCATCGGCCTCGACGGCGATGTGGACGGCATGGTTCACCTCTCCGATCTCGACTGGCAGAAGTCAGGCGAAATCGCTCTGGAAGACTACAACCGCGGTGACATGGTTTCGGCCAAGGTCCTCGACGTTGACGTCGAAAAGGAACGCATCTCGCTGGGCATCAAGCAGCTGGCAACCGGCGAGACCACCTCGTCCGCCGAAGCTGGCGCTGATCAGGGCGGCATCCGCAAGGGCGCAGTCGTGACCGGCACCGTCATCGAAGTCAACGATGGGGGCATTGAAGTCCGCATCGCCGACACCGAGATGACCGCCTTCATCCGTCGTGCTGACCTCAGCCGCGATCGTAACGATCAGCGTCCAGAGCGTTTCAGCAAGGGCGAAAAGGTTGACGCTCGCGTCACCCAGTACGATCGCAAGACCTCGCGTATCCAGCTGTCGATCAAGGCTCTGGAAATCGCCGAGGAAAAGGAAGCCGTCGCAAACTACGGTTCGTCCGATTCGGGCGCATCGCTGGGCGACATCCTGGGCGCAGCTCTCAAGGGCCGCGACAACAACTAA
- a CDS encoding GNAT family N-acetyltransferase has product MSNAIHWRALTTLDLPAVEAIAAIVHPGFPEDMEVFAERQRLHPEGTRLLELDGVPSGYILSHPWRFGELPALNSALGHLPEDADTYYLHDLALLPAARGTGAAAMIVGDILRHARHSGFTSTSLVAVNGSVPFWYKHGFRAVKAPELAEKLASYEQAAQFMAKRF; this is encoded by the coding sequence ATGAGCAACGCCATTCACTGGAGAGCGCTGACGACGCTGGACCTGCCGGCCGTCGAAGCCATCGCCGCTATCGTGCATCCGGGCTTCCCCGAGGACATGGAAGTGTTCGCCGAGCGCCAACGGCTGCATCCCGAAGGCACGCGGCTTTTGGAGCTGGATGGTGTGCCGTCAGGCTATATCCTCAGCCATCCATGGCGGTTTGGCGAACTGCCCGCGCTTAATTCCGCGCTCGGCCACCTGCCCGAAGACGCCGACACCTATTACCTGCATGATCTGGCGCTGCTGCCGGCAGCGCGCGGTACCGGCGCTGCGGCGATGATCGTTGGCGATATTTTGCGCCATGCGCGGCATAGCGGCTTCACCAGCACCAGCCTTGTGGCGGTCAACGGGTCGGTGCCGTTCTGGTACAAGCATGGTTTCCGGGCGGTCAAAGCGCCCGAACTTGCCGAAAAGCTCGCCAGCTATGAACAAGCCGCGCAGTTCATGGCCAAGCGCTTCTGA